GCATCGCGCGGGCCTCCGCGTGCCGCGTCAGCACCCGCATCGGCGGGAAGCCGGGACCGGTCAGCTTGGCCAGCGGGCCCTGTTCGCGGGCGGCTCCGTAGGCGGCGAACGGGTCGCTCGTGACGGCCGGATCGGTCAGGTCGAGTTCGGGAACGGGGGACAAGGCGGACCTCCAAATGGTCACTTCAGATGATCTCATCATATGAATGGTGGCGGTATCTTGGCAAGGAAGCGGACCGGGAGGACTCACGATGGCGCGGCTGACCAGGGCGCAGACTCAGGAGCGCAACCGGGCGAAGGTGCTGGCCGCCGCTCGCGAGGAGTTCACCGAACGCGGGTTCCGCGACGCCAAGATCGACGTGATCGCCGAGCGCGCCGAGCTGACCCGCGGCGCGGTCTACTCCAACTTCCCCGGCAAACGCGCCCTCTACTTCGCCGTGCTCGCCGCCGAAGCGGAGCGGTTCGCCGCCCAGCCGCCCGAACCGGACCCAGGTCTCACGCCCGCCGAAGCGCTCGGCGCGTTCGCCCGCGCGTGGGTGGCGAGGCTGCCGCTGGCCACCGACCCGGACGCGCGCCTCGGCGTCGACCTGCTGCCGGAAATCCTCGCCGACGAACTCACCCACCGGCCGTACGCGCAGTTGCTGCGCTTCGACGCGATCGTGCTCGGCCTTGTGCTGGAACGGCTTTCGCCCTCGTCCGGACGGCTGGTGCGCGTGGCGGAAGCGGCGCTGACCATGCTGCACGGGGCGAGCCAGCTGGCTGCCGCGGCACCCGGTTTCGGCGAGCCGTTCAACGTCGTGCGCGCGTGCGAAGCGTTGCCCGCGCTGGGATTGAGCGACACCTGGCCGGAGCCGCCGATCGTGCCGCAAGCCAAAGCGGCCGGGGAAACCTGGTCTCCGCCAGAGGTTTTCGACGCCCTGCGCGAGCGTCCAGCGCGCATCGACGGCGACGGGGTGGTCGCGGTGCTCGGGCTGCACCGGCTGTCCGCCGCGGAGGAAGCCTTGCGCGCGGCCAAGGACGTCACGCTGGTCGTGGTCACGGGGCAGCCGGGGGAGCTGGTGCCGTTGACGAATCTGGTGCTGGCGGACCTGCGCGGCCTGCTGAAGCGTTCGTGCCCGCACTCGGCCTGGCCGGACGTGCGCGTGATCGTGGACGAGACCGGTGCGGTAGCCGCGGCGGCCGGGGTCTCGGCGGTCAGCGACGCGACCGAGACCGCGCTCCGGGTCCACAGTGGACACATCCTGCTGCGCGCTGAGGGCTTCGGCGCCTGCCACGCCGCCGCGACGAGCACCGTGCCCGCCGGATCCGGGGAACCGCGCTGAAACGGTGCGGAATCAACTGCGGGACCAGTCGCCGTGCGCGCTTCCGGGAACGCCTTCCCGGCCCACGTGACGTTCGTGAGGGGAACCCTGAGTGAACTGCGCCCCGGAAGTTGGACTGGGAATCCAGTTCCAGCTGTCCGGGGAGTGGTTCGTTGCATCCACGCAGTTCGTTGTCTGAGTGGCAGCGGGCGTCCGCTGTTGCGTTGTTCGAGGACGGGTATGGCGCGAAGGCCGTGGCGTCCCGGTTGGGGGTGTCGGCGGGTGCCGTGCGACGCTTGCGTGATCGTTGGAGGCTGCGGAGCGCGGGAGCGCTGATGGACAAGCCAGGCAGGCGGTCGTTCGCGTTCGAGTTCAAGCTGGAGGTCGTGCGCCGGTATGTCGGCGGCGAGGCGACCGCGGCCGAGCTGGCGCGCGAGCACGGGCTGTCCTCGCCCAAACTCGTGGAGAACTGGGCGCGGGCGTATCGGCGCGAGGGAGAGGACGCGTTGCGGCCCAAGCCGAAAGGCCGTCCGCCCGGTGTCGCGGACTCGCCGGGTCCCGGCGAGCTGGAGCGGTTGCGGGCGGAGAACCTGCGGCTGTCGGCGGAGAACGCCTACCTAAAAAAATTGCGGGCCTTGAGGGAGCAGGGGCGAGGGTGAAAACCCAGGCCGTCGCCGCCCTCAAGGCCGACTATCCGCTGCCGGTGCTGCTGGCGGTCGCGGGCCTGGCCCGGTCGACGTTCTTCTACCACCAGGCCCGGCCCGACCGGCCCGACCCGCACGCCGGGCTCAAGGCCGCGATCGCCGAGGCGTTCGAGGCCGCCCGCGGCCGCTACGGGCACCGGCGGATCCACACGGTCCTGGCCCGCGCCGGCTGGCGGGTGGCGAAGAAAACCGTGCTCGCGCTGATGAACGCCCTCGGCCTGGTCTGCCAGGTCCGGCGGCCGCGCCGGCGCCGGTCCTGGCCCGGCCGGCCCGGCACGGCCGCCGAGAACCTGCTCAACCGCGAGTTCGGCGCCGAGGCCCCGGACACCAAATGGGTCACCGACGTGACCGAGTTCCGCATCGGCGACCGCAAGGTCTACCTCTCGCCCGTGATCGACCTGTTCGACCGGTCCGTGATCGCCTACGCCTGCGGGCCGTCCCCGACGCTGGAGCTGACGAACTCCTCGCTGCGCGCCGCGATCGCGACCCTGCCCGCCGGAGCCCGCCCGCTGGTGCACTCCGACCAGGGCTTCCAGTACCGGCACGCCTCCTGGCGCTCCCTGCTCGCCGACGCCGGCCTGACCCAGTCGATGTCCCGGCGAGCCACCTGCCTGGACAACGCCGTCGCCGAGAACTTCTTCGGCCACCTCAAAGAAGAACTCTTCCACCACACCAAGTTCGACACCGTCGACACGTTCATCACGGCACTGCACGACTACATCGACTGGTACAACACCACCCGCATCTCCACCACGCTCCAAGGCCTGAGCCCGGCCGAATACCGGGCCCAGACCCTCGCCGCCTAACCTCTACATAACCAGTCCAACTTCCGGGGCCCAGTTCAGAGGGACTCAGAGTCCCTCAGGGTTCCCCTCACGGAACGCGAGATCAGCCGATGCGGTAGCTGTACGGCAGAGTCGCCAGCACCTCACCGGTTCCGACCTGCGGCAGACCGGTCACGCCGGTCGGCAGCGAAGGCACGGTCACGATGTTCAAGTGCCCGGCCACCTTGTCGCCGCGGTTGCCCGACGGCGTGATCGTCACCAGGATGGTCGCGGTCTCGCCCGGCTTCACCAGCTGCGGCGTGCCGCCGGTGCCGTTCGGGTCCACCGACTGGCCGTACGGGTCGCCGGTCGACGACGTCACCGAACCGTCGAAGCCCGCCGTCTGGATCGACGCCGTGTAGCTCGAATGCCCGGCGGGCGCGCCTTCCGGACCGAACGGGCCGATCTCCTGCACGTCGGCGAACCAGACGCCCTTGGTGACGTAGCCGGTCTTCTCGCCGATCGTCGCGACCGACACCGTGCTGCCGTTCTGCGCGGACTTCAGGTCGCCGAGCACGTCGATGCCCGCCGCCGAACCCTGGATTTCCGCCTGCGCGGGCACGGTCGAGGACGTCGCGACGGTGAACTTGCTCGTCTCCGGCGGAATCGAGTACACCGGCGCGTCCGCGTTCAGCTCCGGCAGGTTGACCTCGGTCGACCCCTGGATCGGCTGCGGCTGCAGCGTTTGCCGGGCGTTCGTGCGCGCGTCGATGCCGATAGCGATCGGTTCGATGCCGGTGTTGCGCACCGTCACCGGCACGGTCACCGCCTTGCCCGCCGCGAGCGACGCGGACTGCGGCAGCGCGGGGGCGCTGGCCGAGGCCTGGTCGAAGCCGACGGTGCCGGTGAACGGCTGGTCGATCTGCTTGCCCGTCACCGGGTTCTGCACGACGAGCACCAGGTGCCAGCGGCCCGGCAGCGGGTTCGCGTCGACGAGCTGCAACCCGGTGCCCTGCCCCAGCGTGGTGGCCGAGGCGAGGAAGGCGTTGCTGTTCACGTCGGCGAGTTCGCCGTTCGGGTCGACCAGGACGCCGTCGAGCAGCGTGCCCGGATCCTGCAGCTTCACCGCGACGTCGAGGTCCCGCTTGCCGCGCGGGACGTCGAACTCGTAGGAGAAGGTCTGCGCGGGCGACACGGCACGGGCGTTGCCGCCGGTGATCGTGCCGCTGAACGTGCCCGGGCCGTTCTTCGTCGGGATCAGCGCGCGCAGCACGGCCGATACGGTGGTCTGGTGGCCGTCGGAGCTGCCGAAGACGATCGAGTAGTCCGCGTCGCCGCCGCTGCTCGGGGTCTGCAGGGAGACGTGCACCGGCTTCGTCTGACCCGGGTTGAGCTGCAGGATCTGCGGCGAGACCTGGCCGTACGGGACGGCCCGCTGCGCGGTCGTCGCCAGCTGGATGTCACCGGTGTACCCGGCCGGTCCGGACGCCGAGTACAGCACCGCGGTCCACGTGCCCGCCGCCGGACGCGTGACGTCCACGTTGGCGTAGTTCGCGGTCGCGGCCCCGCCCTGCGGACGGCTGTTGGCGACGAAGGTGCCGTCCGGCGCGAGCAGCGTCAGCCGCACCACCGGGGTGACCGACTGGCCGTTGACCGTCTTCGGGCTGCCCTGCCAGGCCATCCGCGCCAGCAGCCGCTGCGCGCCGTTCGGCACGGAGAACGTGACCTTCTTGTACGCCCAGTTGGTGCCGTTGAAGTACGGGAACGTCGGCAGCTTGGTCGAGTCGAACGAGGTGGTCTGCGCCTGCGTGCCGATCGGCGCGAACGTCCGCGTGCCGGTGCTGACCGTCAGCGGCTTGGTGCCCGAGTTGGTGACGTTCACCGAGGCCTGCTGCGTGCTGCCCGGCGCGCCTTCCAGCGTCAGCTGGTCGGCCGACAGCGTGATGTTCGACGAAACGCCGGCCGGCGCCCCGGTCGAACCCGGAGCGGTGAGCGCCGCCTCGACCGCCGCGCGCGCGTCGAGAAGGCCCGCGCCCTGCTCGTCGGCCGGGAGGTTGAGGTCGCGCGCGGTGCTGGTGATGATCTGCTTCACCTGCGCGGGCGACGGCGACGCACCGTGGTGCGAATTGCGGTAACTCTGGATCACCAGCGCGGCGACGCCCGCGGTCAGCGGGGCGGATTCACTGGTGCCGCCGAAGGACTCGAGGTCGGTCGGCTGCGGCACGGTGTTGAAGTTGTGGCATTCCGCGTACGCCGGCGAGCAGTCGGCCCAGTTGCCCTCGCCGGGTGCGACGAGGTCGATGGTGCGGCCGTTCTGCGTGATGCCGGACGAGGACAGCGCGGAGATGTTGTCGCTCACCCATTTCCCGTTGGAGAAGCCGAAAGCCGCGTAGCCGGTCTGCGCGTACAGCCGGTTGTCGGTCGTCGCGCCGGTCGAGATCACCAGCGGGTCGGTGGCCGGGCTGCCGATCGTGGACGTGGTGCCCGCGTCGCCGCTGGACGCGGTGACCGTGACGCCCGCGGCCACGGCCTGGTCGTTGAAGACCTGGAACAGGTTGCGGGAGCTGGAATCCGGGTACTGGTTGAGGCCGAGCGATTCGTTGATCACGTCGACGTGGTCGACGGTCACCGCGTAGTCGATCGCCTGCAGCACCGCGGAGTTCGTGGCGGTCTTGCCGAACACGTTCAGTCCGACCAGGCTCGCGCCCGGCGCGACGCCCTTGACGACGATGTTGCAGCCCGCCGGGAGCGGGTGCTTCTCGTTGACGAACTTCGACAGGTCGTGCACCACGACGCCCTGCGCGGCGATCGAGGAGGCGTCGCCGAAGGCCTCGGCGCCGGCGTCGGTCGTGTTCGGGCCGTCGCCGGAGAAGTCCTGGTAGTCCGAGAACACATGGCTGCCGTCGGGACGGATGAAGTCCGCGTAGTTCGGGTCCATGTTGTCGGCGAGGAACGCGACCTTGACGCCGGCGCCGTTGGCCAGGTCGGACGCGCTCTTGCCGCCGGTGGTGCTGTACGCGCGGATCGAGGTCAGCGCTTCGGGCTCCAGCAACGGTTTCGCCGGGTCGCTCGGGCAGGTCGCGTTCGGAACGGACTGCGCGGCCGGTCCGCCTGCCTTGGGCGCGGCGGCCGGTGCGCTCGGTTTGGCGTCCGGCAGCGTCACCTTGCTGTCCGGCAGCACCTGCGCGACCGCCGGGTCGTGCGCGAGCTGGGCGGCCTGCGCGGGCGTTACGGTGGCGGAAAACGCGTTGCCCAGCGCGAAGTGCTTGACCTTGGCGGGCGCCGCGCCGGCGAGCTTGGCGAGCACCGAGTCCTGTTCTTGGGTGGCTTTGGCGCGGCGAGTGTCCGACGCCGCCTTGGTGGGCGGCGCGCTGGGCAGCTGGTCCGCGAGGACGACGATCACCGATTGCGGTGCCGTCTCGGCCGCGGCGGCGGGCGCGGCAGCCTGCGCCGGCTGGGTCGCCCCGGCCAGCACCAGGCTGCCGGTCGCAGCCATGACCAGGGCGCGAACGGATCGCGAGGAACGCCCCATGTGCAGTTCCCACTTCCTGCTAGAAGGGTTCGTGAGTTACCGGCCCCGACGAAATCGGGCGCACTCGTGCCGCGCCTGATTTCCCGACAGCAGAACTCTTTCCGACTCCTTCACGATCCACAAGCGACAATAGTGGGAAACAAATCCGGCAAACGGGACCGAATTTCCGCGCGGTCGCGCATTCGGTCCCGTTTGCCGGAATCGGGGTCAGTCCTGGGGCAGGTGCCGGCGCGAGTGTCGGGTCACCACAAGGGTTCCCGCG
The nucleotide sequence above comes from Amycolatopsis sp. AA4. Encoded proteins:
- a CDS encoding TetR/AcrR family transcriptional regulator — protein: MARLTRAQTQERNRAKVLAAAREEFTERGFRDAKIDVIAERAELTRGAVYSNFPGKRALYFAVLAAEAERFAAQPPEPDPGLTPAEALGAFARAWVARLPLATDPDARLGVDLLPEILADELTHRPYAQLLRFDAIVLGLVLERLSPSSGRLVRVAEAALTMLHGASQLAAAAPGFGEPFNVVRACEALPALGLSDTWPEPPIVPQAKAAGETWSPPEVFDALRERPARIDGDGVVAVLGLHRLSAAEEALRAAKDVTLVVVTGQPGELVPLTNLVLADLRGLLKRSCPHSAWPDVRVIVDETGAVAAAAGVSAVSDATETALRVHSGHILLRAEGFGACHAAATSTVPAGSGEPR
- a CDS encoding helix-turn-helix domain-containing protein, whose translation is MDKPGRRSFAFEFKLEVVRRYVGGEATAAELAREHGLSSPKLVENWARAYRREGEDALRPKPKGRPPGVADSPGPGELERLRAENLRLSAENAYLKKLRALREQGRG
- a CDS encoding IS3 family transposase — encoded protein: MKTQAVAALKADYPLPVLLAVAGLARSTFFYHQARPDRPDPHAGLKAAIAEAFEAARGRYGHRRIHTVLARAGWRVAKKTVLALMNALGLVCQVRRPRRRRSWPGRPGTAAENLLNREFGAEAPDTKWVTDVTEFRIGDRKVYLSPVIDLFDRSVIAYACGPSPTLELTNSSLRAAIATLPAGARPLVHSDQGFQYRHASWRSLLADAGLTQSMSRRATCLDNAVAENFFGHLKEELFHHTKFDTVDTFITALHDYIDWYNTTRISTTLQGLSPAEYRAQTLAA
- a CDS encoding S8 family serine peptidase, which produces MAATGSLVLAGATQPAQAAAPAAAAETAPQSVIVVLADQLPSAPPTKAASDTRRAKATQEQDSVLAKLAGAAPAKVKHFALGNAFSATVTPAQAAQLAHDPAVAQVLPDSKVTLPDAKPSAPAAAPKAGGPAAQSVPNATCPSDPAKPLLEPEALTSIRAYSTTGGKSASDLANGAGVKVAFLADNMDPNYADFIRPDGSHVFSDYQDFSGDGPNTTDAGAEAFGDASSIAAQGVVVHDLSKFVNEKHPLPAGCNIVVKGVAPGASLVGLNVFGKTATNSAVLQAIDYAVTVDHVDVINESLGLNQYPDSSSRNLFQVFNDQAVAAGVTVTASSGDAGTTSTIGSPATDPLVISTGATTDNRLYAQTGYAAFGFSNGKWVSDNISALSSSGITQNGRTIDLVAPGEGNWADCSPAYAECHNFNTVPQPTDLESFGGTSESAPLTAGVAALVIQSYRNSHHGASPSPAQVKQIITSTARDLNLPADEQGAGLLDARAAVEAALTAPGSTGAPAGVSSNITLSADQLTLEGAPGSTQQASVNVTNSGTKPLTVSTGTRTFAPIGTQAQTTSFDSTKLPTFPYFNGTNWAYKKVTFSVPNGAQRLLARMAWQGSPKTVNGQSVTPVVRLTLLAPDGTFVANSRPQGGAATANYANVDVTRPAAGTWTAVLYSASGPAGYTGDIQLATTAQRAVPYGQVSPQILQLNPGQTKPVHVSLQTPSSGGDADYSIVFGSSDGHQTTVSAVLRALIPTKNGPGTFSGTITGGNARAVSPAQTFSYEFDVPRGKRDLDVAVKLQDPGTLLDGVLVDPNGELADVNSNAFLASATTLGQGTGLQLVDANPLPGRWHLVLVVQNPVTGKQIDQPFTGTVGFDQASASAPALPQSASLAAGKAVTVPVTVRNTGIEPIAIGIDARTNARQTLQPQPIQGSTEVNLPELNADAPVYSIPPETSKFTVATSSTVPAQAEIQGSAAGIDVLGDLKSAQNGSTVSVATIGEKTGYVTKGVWFADVQEIGPFGPEGAPAGHSSYTASIQTAGFDGSVTSSTGDPYGQSVDPNGTGGTPQLVKPGETATILVTITPSGNRGDKVAGHLNIVTVPSLPTGVTGLPQVGTGEVLATLPYSYRIG